From Streptomyces sp. NBC_00775, one genomic window encodes:
- a CDS encoding pyridoxal phosphate-dependent decarboxylase family protein — MSTPPLASGPEGPDALRPLLETVLDALREGATARGGPLPAGGPQAVAHRLRDTVGDVLPRQGTQDALHVLVRALAEGAADPADPLCAAHLHCPPLAVATAADLAAAALNPSLDSWDQAPAASELETLVTQALAHEVYGTQGDALVTTGGTESNQLALLLAREAHSAVQLVCGANAHHSLHRAAWLLGLPDPVVVPAPAGTMDPAALDEALTELPGPRGNFLVAATAGTTDAGLIDPLPDIADLCAAHGARLHIDAAYGGGLLFSDHHRTQLDGLDRAHTVTLDLHKLGWQPVAAGLLAVRDPHDLAVLQHRADYLNADDDTEAGLPDLLGRSLRTTRRPDILKIAVTLKTLGREGIGALVDQVCAHAHELADLIAAHPGFELYDRPTISTVLFRPAGAPDAAVAAVRRTLLHQGRAVLGRATLDGRLWLKATLLNPHTRPGDLATLLKLVEGHTPQ, encoded by the coding sequence ATGAGCACGCCGCCCCTCGCCTCAGGACCCGAAGGCCCCGACGCACTGCGGCCGTTGCTCGAAACCGTCCTCGACGCCCTACGCGAGGGCGCCACCGCACGCGGAGGACCACTCCCCGCCGGAGGCCCGCAGGCAGTGGCCCACCGCCTACGGGACACGGTCGGCGACGTACTGCCCCGACAGGGAACCCAGGACGCCCTGCACGTCCTCGTACGCGCCCTCGCGGAAGGCGCCGCCGACCCCGCCGACCCCCTGTGCGCCGCCCACCTCCACTGCCCACCCCTCGCCGTAGCCACCGCCGCCGACCTCGCCGCCGCCGCCCTCAACCCGTCCCTCGACTCCTGGGACCAGGCCCCAGCCGCATCCGAGCTGGAAACCCTCGTCACCCAAGCCCTGGCCCACGAGGTCTACGGCACCCAAGGCGACGCCCTCGTCACCACCGGCGGCACCGAGTCCAACCAACTCGCCCTCCTCCTCGCCCGCGAAGCCCACAGCGCGGTACAACTCGTCTGCGGTGCCAACGCCCACCACTCCCTGCACCGCGCCGCCTGGCTGCTCGGCCTGCCCGACCCCGTCGTCGTCCCCGCCCCCGCCGGCACCATGGACCCCGCAGCCCTCGACGAAGCCCTCACCGAACTGCCCGGCCCCCGCGGCAACTTCCTCGTCGCCGCCACCGCCGGCACCACCGACGCCGGGCTCATCGACCCACTGCCCGACATCGCCGACCTGTGCGCCGCCCACGGCGCCCGCCTCCACATCGACGCCGCCTACGGCGGAGGCCTCCTCTTCAGCGACCACCACCGCACCCAACTCGACGGACTCGACCGCGCCCACACCGTCACCCTCGACCTGCACAAACTCGGCTGGCAGCCCGTCGCCGCAGGACTCCTCGCCGTACGCGACCCCCACGACCTCGCCGTACTGCAACACCGCGCCGACTACCTCAACGCCGACGACGACACCGAAGCAGGACTCCCCGACCTCCTCGGCCGCTCCCTGCGCACCACCCGACGCCCCGACATCCTCAAAATCGCCGTCACCCTCAAAACCCTCGGCAGAGAAGGCATCGGCGCCCTCGTCGACCAAGTCTGCGCCCACGCCCACGAGTTGGCCGACCTCATAGCCGCCCACCCCGGCTTCGAGCTCTACGACCGGCCCACCATCAGCACCGTCCTGTTCCGACCCGCCGGAGCCCCCGACGCCGCCGTCGCCGCCGTACGCCGCACCCTCCTGCACCAAGGCCGCGCCGTCCTCGGACGCGCCACACTCGACGGCCGCCTCTGGCTCAAAGCCACCCTCCTCAACCCCCACACCCGGCCGGGCGACCTGGCCACGCTCCTGAAACTGGTGGAAGGACACACCCCCCAATGA